Below is a window of Humulus lupulus chromosome 9, drHumLupu1.1, whole genome shotgun sequence DNA.
ATGGCATCGTCATCTAGGGCATCCGTCAGATAGAGTTGTCAAGGGCTTAGGCCCTATTCTCATtacattttgtatatatatgatcCTACGAGTGAATTAATAGAATCAAGGAAACTAATTATATCAATTTTATCAATTTCCCATCCTCTAAAATATAATTTGAAAGAGTAAGtggtaaataaatttttaaagagTAATTGGCAGTGAAAATACCTAAGTTTTcataaaataacatttaaatacaTAAGTCTTTTTTTAATGACATAAATAACTTTCTTATACATTTCTTGACAACCTAGGTACTTGAGGTTAAATTTTCAATTAAGTATCAAGTACGTGTCCACATGGCAACAATTGATTGGTCCACgtttaatttctttaaacaaattcatttaaatattaaaaacataaataaaaattatataaagtactgattttaatttaatataaattaaaaatcattgaaaatcaaaattcaaactaaattatataaagaaaaattaaaacaaaatcaaTTAAATCGATGCTTATCTTCCTCTCATCTTGTTCATCTTTTAAACCCAGCAAAAGCATTTCAAAACCAATCTtcaaatcattaaaaaaataaattcaaacGAAAAATAAATTCACACAATCAAACTCAGATTTATACACTACACAAAATCGTTCATACACAACCCAGAAacacttattatttttttaaaaaaaaaaagaatgattcATGTGGGTCATGGAATTTTTCTTTTGGCTTTGTATTCCCACTCATGTGGTTCTACGACACAATCATAATGTGTGTTGACGACATGAGATCTAAacttcagatctgaaaaaaattaACACCAATGGGTATGAGATCGACGCATGGCCATGGCAGCGCACCAATACCAACACTTATCAAAAAAAATTGTTGCAGACCCATAGCCTAGATATGGTTTTCTTCTCGGACATTGTACCCATCCCCGGATCTGTTTGTGAAGCACCCCCTCAATTCTTCAGCCTGTCTAACGAGAACTGCGCCTGAATCTTACAGTCTTCTGCCAAGATCCCTACCTCAGTCGTTGCCTGGATCCCCACCTTCGCCTGAGAAAAGCACAGTGCCATTAAAGAGAAGATGAAGAAGCATCCATCGAGAGAGAAGAAGAACCATCACgaagaaagagaaaagaagaataagaaaataaaattaatttttaatttttaattatttaaaacttcTAATTAATATtatctttaaaaaaattattttatttaaaaactttCGTTCCCTTTTTtctctcttccatggcgaagaagaagcGAGTGGTCCAGAAGTTAGCACCTCGATCGTCTGAGCATGATTCCAATAGCAATCAGATTACTGAGAAGGAAGAAATCGATGATGTGAGTTCTACGGATGAGTTAAATTTGATAGCAGATACGATAACAGATGGGCAAATAGTACAAGTAGCTTCGATAACAGAAGTGGTAACAGATGGTGAATTTGAGAGCCTTCCGATTCCGACTCTTGACCGACGACTTAGTAGGGATTGGGCTAAGGAAGTGGAAGAAGATTTGGATGCTAATGCTGATCAGGAGACGCTTCTGGATTGTGCATAAAAGCATTGGAACGCATTTGCGAAGGAAAACAGGTTTGTTCGAGATCCTCATCTTACTTATCAGGAACCTCTGCTTAAGAATGGCATTAAGATAGCACAAGTTTACCCGGAGGAGGTGAAATTTCAAGCAGCGAACTGGAGTTCTGCTGTAATATGTATGGTTCTAGGTGCGAACCCTCCAATGGCGGTGTTTGAGGGATATATCAAGCGTATTTGGGGCCATCTTGGGATTGCGCAAATTGCTCGTATGACCATGGGCTTAACGATGGTGAAATTTAATGATGAGGCGACTAGGGACCTGGTTTTAGAGAATGGTGTTCTTCAGTTTGATAGAAAACCAGTAATAGTTAGACCGTGGTCCGCTAATCTTAATGTGGTGAAGTTAATCCGTTCAGTTCCGTTATGGATTAGGCTTCATGATTTAGGTCTGCAATACTGGGGGAACAATTGCCTAAGTGCTTTGGTCAGTACTATTGGGAAGCCAATTATGGTGGACCAACATACTAGGGATCGCACAAGGATCCAGTTTGCTCGGGTTTTAGTTGAAATGGACATCACGGATACACCACCAAGAATGATTCAATTTCTAAATGAAAATGGTCAGCTGGTGGAACAAGGGATTGACTACGAATGGCTACTTGTGAAATGTAAACAATGTCTGGGTTATGGTCATATAATGGCAGACTGTAGGAAGGGGGATAGTGAGAAGAAAGAGAGGTATGCATAGAAGAAGGCTCCAATTTCTAAACCAGAGGTCATTTCTCAGAACCCTCCTTTATCGATTCCTGCTTCTCAGATGGAACCATCTGGGTCCGGAAAATCTGTTGATCAAACTCTGCAGAATGTTGTTTGGAAGACTCCTAGAAGGGCTGTTGGTTTTCGATTGAAGGAGACAGTCCCAGGTTCTAAATTTGATCGTGACCAAACTGTTGGGAATAGGTCTGTGAATAAGTTCAGTATTTTACAGGAAGAGAAGGGTACTGTGGCAGAGGTGACCGAGTGTGGAGATATCAAGGGACCTGATTTTGTTTCTACTTAATCATGGATTGTTGCAATATAGGAAGCTGGAATGTTAGAGGCTTGAATAATAAGGATAAGCAGGATTCTGTAGTAGAGTTTTGCATGGTTAATAATATTGGAGTAGGGGGTTTGTTAGAAACTAAGTTGAAAGGGAATAAAGTTCAGGAGTTGATGGACAAAAAATTTGCTAATTGGGATTTTTTTAGCAGTGCTACTGTGGAGGGCAGGTTATTGATTATTTGGAGAAAGGGTTTTGTTAGAGTCATAGTTATTGCTGAGTCTCCTCAACATGTTCACTGTGTTGTCAAATTGGCTGGACAAACTGCTACTTTTTGTCTCACCTTTGTCTATGGTATTAATACCATTGAAGATAGAAAGTTGTTATGGCATAATCTGTCTCAACTGAAGTTTCCTATTTCATCTTGGTTGCTTCTTGGGGATTTTAACTCAGTGTTTAATATTGATGACAGAAATGGAGGAAATCCCATAACACAGAGTGAATTGAATGACTCTAACTACTGGTTTTCTCAAGCCCATATTGAAGCTCTAAAAGTCATGGTTCGGTCTTCACTCGGACTAACAATCAGGCTGGTTCTAATCGCATCTATTCCAAGATAGATCATGTTTTTGTCAATGAGGAGTGGCATGATCACTTTCCTAACACTGCTGCTCGTTTTAGTTGGGAAAGTATTTCAGATCATTGTTCTTGTGTGGTTACGGCTACAATAACAGAGGCTATTGGTATTAAACCCTTTCGTTATTTCAATTTCTAGGCTAATCACCCTGATTTCAAGAGATTAGTGGAGCAAAATTGGAAGAAACCGTTGGCCAGTAGAGGTCTCAAAGGGATTTTCTTAAAACTGATGAGAGTGTAGCACTGTCTCAAGAAGTTTAATCATGAAGTGATTGGGGACATTGGGAAGAATTATCAGGAAGCAAAGGCTAGATACAGTGAAGCCAAGTTACAGGCTCAATCCCACCCGAGAGACCAGTACTTTCAGGAGTAAGAATCTATTGCAGCAGCTAATTTTGATGCTCAAGATAAAATGTACCATAAATTTCTAAGGCAAAGGAGCAAAATTACTTGGCTGAAAAAAGGTGATTCCAACACCTCTTATTTTCATGCTTGTCTGAAAAAGAGGAAAATGGAGAACAGAATTACTTCCTTCATGACAGAACAAGGTAAAATTATTGAAAACTTTCCTGAAGTAGTTCAGCATTTTGTCAATCATTTTCATAGCTATATGGGCAGTAGTGGTACTGTCAGAACCAGATTAAACTTGACTTGTTTGGATCAGGGATATAAGCATACCTTAGACGATCAGCTAGGTTTGCTAAAACCGTTTTCGTGTAAGGAAATCCAGAGAGCTATGTTTAGTATCCCTGATACCAAATCGCCAGGGCCTGATGGTTTTGGGTCTAGTTTCTTCAAGGAAATGTGGTCTGTTATAGGGGGAGAAGTTTGCGCTGCtgtgtctaatttttttgaaacagGTCTTATGCCCCAAGAGTTTCATAATACTTTGATATCCCTCATCCCTAAGCAAGAGAATCCAGCTAAAGCAGGTGATTTCAGACCGATCGCATGTTGTTCAACAATTTACAAATGCATATCAAAATTGCTATGTTCTAGACTTGCTACAGTTCTCCCTTCTTTGGTTGGCCAAAATCAAGGAGCTTTTGTCCAAGGGAGGTCTATTGCTCACAATATGATGATTCTCCAAGATATTTTGAAGAACTATAGGAGGAAAAACTCTTCTCCTCGTTGTACTATCAAGTTAGATATTAGTAAGGCCTATGACACAGTGGATTGGAATTTCATTGAAGACCTTCTCAATGCTTTAAATATGCCCAGTAGATTTGTTCAACTAGTGACGACTTGTCTTAGAAGCACTACTTATTCTCTCCTTATGAATGGTAGAATTCAAGGTGGTTTTCAAGGGGCTAAGGGTCTCTGACAAGGTGATCCTTTATCGCCGTTGATATTTGTTTTGATTATGGATTATCTTACGAGAAGGCTTCTTCATGCAGCTCACGGTTCCCAATTTCGTTACCATCCTCTTTGCAAAAGTTTGAAGCTAATAAACTTATGCTTTGCGGATGACTTGATTCTTCTTAGTGAAAGGTCCAAGCAGTCTATTGGAGTTCTTAATGAGGTCTTGAATGAGTTCAGTAATACTACTGGGCTTCATATCAATATTAATAAGTCTCAAGTTTTCTTTGGAGGGGTTGCTCCTAGGGAGAAAGGGGAGATCATTAGGGATCTTGGTTTGGCTGAAGGTGATTTCCCTCTAAAGTATTTAGGGGTGCCGTTAAGACCTACTAAATGGAAAGCTGAGGACTGTGGAATtatcattaaaaaaatcaaaatgagaCTTCATTCTTGGGGTAGTAGACACTTGTTGTTTGCTGGTAAAGTGTAATTAATTCATTCAATCTTACTTGGTCTTCGAAATTATTGGATGAGTACTTTCATCCTTCCTCAGAGTGTTTCTAAAGAGATTGAGAAACTTTGTAAAGGCTTTCTTTGGGGTTTAAATGGGAATAGAAACAAAATTCATATGGCCTCTTGGGAGAAAGTGTGTCTTCCCAAATCTTTTGGAGGTCTTGGGTTTAAAGAAGGGTCCAAGTGGAATCAAGCTATCTTAGCTAAATACGTTCGGGCAATTTCTGAGAAAAGAGATCTTCTGTGGGTCAAGTGGGTGAATGCTGTCTATCTCAAGGGGGTACCCTTTTGGTCTTATGAGTTAAAGTTAGACACAAGCTGGTATTGGCACAAACTTTGTCGATTGAGACAAAAATTTTCCTTAGCTGAGATTTTGAAGGCAGGCTATTCGGGTAGATTCGGTGCTTCTGTTCTATATAACAGCTCTCTGCCTCATTCCCAATTCAGCTACCACAGAGCCATTTGGAGTAGCCTCAATCTTCCTAAGCATCGATTTATGTTATGGCAGGTTGTGAATACTCATTTGTTAACTATGGACAATTTGAGTAAATttctgttgactgcgtttttagccaacgacgtgagaacgtcaaatacgacgaaccttcaagagaatgtaaacgacaacagacggtataaacaagaaaagtaaataacacagaatttttatagtggttcggccccgattgtcggtaatag
It encodes the following:
- the LOC133799805 gene encoding uncharacterized protein LOC133799805; translated protein: MAVFEGYIKRIWGHLGIAQIARMTMGLTMVKFNDEATRDLVLENGVLQFDRKPVIVRPWSANLNVVKLIRSVPLWIRLHDLGLQYWGNNCLSALVSTIGKPIMVDQHTRDRTRIQFARVLVEMDITDTPPRMIQFLNENGQLVEQGIDYEWLLVKCKQCLGYGHIMADCRKGDSEKKERYA